One part of the Lotus japonicus ecotype B-129 chromosome 2, LjGifu_v1.2 genome encodes these proteins:
- the LOC130736191 gene encoding uncharacterized protein LOC130736191, with amino-acid sequence MPPRQDPTNAQLAQAMAQLAQVVAQQVAVTTAQTAAQAQREAEENNRRAEEEARRAQRAERELAQDQIRMRTDFNRHAPPKFQGEAEPEKADLWVQEMEKIFEALHTPDAEKVNLATFMLKGDAEYWWRSARQLMMANHEVITWESFRKAFMDKYFPETAREEMENRFLSLRQGPTSVGEYAARLEALSKHFRFFQNQVDEAYLCNRFMRGLRNEIEKTVRPLGIRVYQQLVEKAREVEAMENRQRGRPENGGSVRPGQNQPGRFNGQRPVGKFDKGKAPMRKPYQRPAAQVPNAVRGAAPVSKEDVTCYKCNEKGHYANECGKEIVCWRCRKPGHVERNCPSAAKAEPVLNTARGRRPSAPGRVFAISGEQAAVTDDLIQGTCLIAGTSLMVLFDSGATHSFIAEDCVERLGLLTADLPFDLVVTTPAADRLVTRTACLQCPLVYEDRKFFANLVCLGLKELDVILGMDWLAQYHVLLDCANKAVVFPDPGVTDYLNSYNLGKGSPAYVNSIVAEAKHDGDVRNILVVQEYVDVFPEDVPGLPPVRETEFSIDIVPGTGPISMAPYRMAPAELVELAKQLDDLSSKGFIRPSVSPWGAPVLLVKKKDGKSRLCVDYRQLNKVTVKNRYPMPRIDDLMDQLRGAVIFSKVDLKLGYHQIRVKESDIQKTAFRTRYGHYEYLVMPFGVTNAPAVFMDYMNRVFRPFLDKFVVVFIDDILIYSKSKEEHEEHLRQVLGVLREKELYANGSKCEFWMEEVKFLGHVISSQGVAVDPSKIETILSWEQPCFSYEVWVMCLLEIYHDAMYGYAVKWVRPNPISRGSECFFL; translated from the exons ATGCCTCCAAGACAGGACCCCACTAACGCTCAGTTGGCCCAGGCTATGGCCCAGCTGGCGCAGGTCGTCGCCCAGCAAGTCGCCGTTACTACTGCCCAGACTGCAGCCCAGGCTCAGCGAGAGGCAGAAGAGAATAATAGGAGAGCAGAGGAGGAAGCTCGAAGAGCTCAGCGAGCCGAGAGGGAATTGGCTCAAGATCAGATTCGCATGAGAACAGACTTCAACCGGCACGCACCGCCCAAGTTCCAAGGAGAAGCTGAACCCGAAAAGGCTGATCTATGGGTTCAGGAGATGGAGAAGATCTTTGAGGCACTCCATACCCCGGATGCCGAGAAGGTCAACTTGGCCACTTTTATGCTGAagggtgatgctgagtattggtggcgtagTGCCAGACAGCTGATGATGGCCAACCATGAGGTCATCACTTGGGAGTCTTTCAGAAAGGCGTTCATGGATAAGTACTTCCCGGAAACAGCAAGGGAAGAAATGGAGAACAGGTTCCTCAGCTTGAGGCAAGGACCTACCTCTGTGGGAGAGTATGCTGCACGTTTGGAAGCCCTATccaaacactttcgattcttccagaaccaggTGGATGAGGCTTACCTATGCAACAGGTTCATGCGAGGGTTGAGGAATGAGATTGAGAAGACTGTGAGGCCTTTGGGAATCAGGGTCTACCAACAGCTAGTGGAGAAGGCCCGTGAAGTCGAGGCTATGGAAAACAGGCAGAGGGGCCGCCCAGAGAACGGAGGGTCAGTACGCCCGGGACAGAATCAACCGGGAAGATTCAATGGACAGAGACCAGTGGGGAAGTTCGATAAGGGCAAGGCGCCAATGAGAAAGCCTTACCAGCGCCCAGCTGCCCAAGTGCCAAATGCTGTGAGGGGAGCAGCCCCTGTTTCAAAGGAAGATGTGACCTGCTACAAGTGCAATGAGAAaggacactatgctaatgaaTGTGGCAAGGAGATTGTATGCTGGAGATGCCGAAAACCAGGACATGTGGAGAGAAATTGCCCGAGTGCTGCTAAAGCTGAGCCAGTGCTGAATACCGCCAGAGGGAGACGACCATCTGCTCCAGGTCGTGTCTTTGCTATTTCTGGCGAACAGGCCGCTGTTACTGATGACCTTATCCAGGGTACGTGTCTTATTGCTGGGACATCACTAATGGTTTTATTTGATTCGGGTGCCACGCACTCATTCATTGCTGAGGACTGTGTGGAGAGGTTAGGGTTACTGACTGCTGACCTACCCTTCGATCTGGTGGTGACAACCCCTGCCGCTGATCGACTAGTTACACGCACGGCATGCTTGCAATGTCCGTTGGTttacgaggatcggaagttcttTGCGAACCTCGTCTGTTTAGGACTCAAAGAACTGGATGTGATcttgggaatggattggttagcGCAATATCACGTGCTCTTAGATTGTGCTAACAAGGCGGTAGTATTCCCAGATCCCGGTGTTACGGATTACTTAAACTCGTACAACTTGGGGAAGGGTTCACCGGCGTATGTGAACTCTATCGTTGCCGAAGCGAAACATGATGGTGATGTGCGCAATATCTTGGTGGTACAGGAGTATGTCGACGTGTTTCCCGAAGATGTACCCGGTTTGCCACCAGTCAGAGAGACGGAGTTCTCTATTGACATTGTGCCCGGTACTGGACCAATATCGATGGCACCTTATCGTATGGCCCCAGCGGAGTTGGTAGAGTTGGCAAAGCAGTTGGATGATCTCTCctcaaagggattcattcgacctagCGTATCGCCATGGGGTGCACCTGtgctattggtaaagaagaaggatgggaagtccagattgtgtgtggattaccggcagctgaataaggtgacagtgaagaaccgttatccgatgcctcggatagacgacttgatggatcaacttagaggagcggtgatcttcTCGAAGGTAGACCTTAAGTTaggataccatcagatccgagtcaaggaatcggacatccagaagaccgcattcaggacccgatacgggcattatgaatatcttgtgatgccgtttggggttactaatgcacccgcagtgtttatggactacatgaacagagtgttcaggccattcctggacaagttcgtggtcgtgttcattgatgatattttgatttactcgaagagtaaggaagaacacgaagagcatttgcgtcaagtgctaggagtattgcgggagaaggagctatatgctaacggctcgaagtgtgaattctggatggaagaggtgaagttcctaggtcatgtcatatcaagtcagggtgtggctgttgaccctagcaagatcgagacgattctgtcatgggagcaacc ATGTTTTTCTTATGAGGTTTGGGTGATGTGCTTGCTGGAAATTTATCATGATGCTATGTATGGCTATGCTGTAAAgtgggttcggccgaaccctatttCAAGGGGTTCGGAgtgtttctttctttga
- the LOC130737744 gene encoding uncharacterized protein LOC130737744, with protein MEDQPMTKADLKDVTVALTAALTAITQHMTQQMIQHMATFTAALTAQINNTNNGNRGRDRRGKPHRFPRDNNNNRSAISLPSQSLHSPSVSHPYYEVQYSTSKTTETPHPQPATPNLINPYPNISPTADPISLPQPLPKPTSNSCPSTRPMYATSSESDSQISFAPSSVVGLEDEAKTLMDDLCSESAPTPTHCSLLSRSDDILEVVPHVISEPDTSVNLGIEAVFTPYNLTLMVVPQVRYVLVPKFAPHLFGNMPEKKELQSNLSNSQFRQFIPCHWKLFQSRLVHPEITLHQFHGVWRKQFDPGINKMDASVSKQESPHSFPCAFIRYSTLTLLGLIWKPFDPGILRQLKSFIVM; from the coding sequence ATGGAAGATCAACCAATGACCAAAGCAGACCTGAAGGATGTTACCGTGGCTCTTACCGCGGCCCTAACTGCTATTACGCAACATATGACACAACAGATGATACAACATATGGCGACGTTCACGGCGGCTTTAACGGCGCAGATCAACAATACCAACAACGGTAACCGGGGACGAGACAGGAGAGGGAAACCACATAGGTTTCCGcgcgacaacaacaacaatcgttCCGCTATATCTTTACCTTCCCAATCTTTGCATTCACCATCCGTATCTCATCCTTATTACGAAGTTCAGTACTCAACCTCTAAAACCACCGAAACTCCACACCCCCAACCTGCTACTCCAAACCTTATCAATCCTTACCCCAACATATCACCGACTGCAGATCCAATTTCCTTACCACAACCCCTACCAAAACCTACTTCAAATTCATGTCCCTCTACAAGACCTATGTACGCAACTTCTTCGGAATCTGATTCTCAAATTTCATTTGCGCCATCCTCTGTTGTTGGCCTGGAAGATGAGGCAAAAACGTTGATGGATGATTTGTGCAGCGAGAGCGCACCAACACCAACACACTGTTCTCTTTTATCTAGATCTGATGACATCTTAGAGGTTGTACCCCATGTTATATCTGAGCCAGACACCTCTGTCAATTTGGGCATCGAAGCAGTGTTCACACCTTACAATCTAACACTTATGGTTGTGCCTCAGGTTCGATATGTCCTTGTTCCCAAGTTTGCACCCCATTTGTTTGGTAATATGCCTGAGAAAAAGGAACTGCAATCCAACTTGTCTAACTCGCAATTCAGACAATTTATTCCATGCCACTGGAAGTTGTTTCAATCACGGCTAGTTCATCCAGAAATCACACTCCATCAATTTCATGGTGTTTGGCGAAAACAATTTGATCCTGGCATCAACAAGATGGATGCTAGTGTTTCAAAACAGGAGTCTCCACACTCTTTTCCATGTGCTTTTATTAGATATTCAACACTCACTCTCCTTGGTTTAATTTGGAAGCCTTTTGATCCTGGTATTTTGAGGCAACTGAAGTCCTTTATCGTGATGTGA